DNA sequence from the Deinococcus humi genome:
GGCGCAACTGGGCACGGTGCTGGACGCCTACCGGGTGGTCGAGGCAGACCTGCTAGAGGCGCAGGCCATTCTCGCGCCGGACGCGCCCGCGGTGTTTCAGATGAACGGGCGTATGTGTGAACCCGCCACCCACAGTCGCTGGGCCAGCGACATCCTCAGCCGCGCCGGACTGTACGGCGTGCTGGAGCCACAGAGGCACGAGGCCCTGCACTTCTGAGGGCGTATGGGGGCCGTCCAGGACACCCTCTTCCGTCTGAAAAGTGTCGGCAGTATTTCGCTTTTATGAGAACAATTTAAAGGAGTCTCAATCTCAGTCCTGATAAGTTCAAGGGTAAGGTCAGCACTTTTCTGGCCTCAAAGTTCTCGCCTTTCTCGGCTCCACATTCAGGAGGAACACGGTATGGGCTTTTTAGATCGGCTCAAGGCAATGGGCGCGCAGGCAGGCAAGGAAGCGCAGGACACCTGGAGCCGCTTCAACAACAGCGCCTTTGCGGACGCCACCATGGCGGCCTGCGCGCTGATCGGCGCGGCAGACGGCAAGATCGACCAGAACGAGCGCAGCCGCACCGCGCAGTTCATCACCACCAGCGACAAGCTCAAGGCCTTCAATGTCGCTGACCTGCGCGACAAGTACGACCGCTACTGCGACAAGATCACCGCCGATTTCGACTTCGGCAAGATCGAGTTGATGCAGGCCATCGGCAAGGTGGCCGGCAAGCCGGATCAGGCCCGCGCAGTGGTGCAACTCGCGGTGGTGATCGCCAACGCGGACGGCGAATTCGACGAGAAGGAAATGGGCGTGGTGCGCCAGATCGCGCAGGCCCTCAAGCTGGACCCCTCTGAATTCAACGTTTAAGCGCCCCGTTTTTCCCAAGATCATTTCCCTTCTAGGAGGTTCAACATGGCAGTTTCACTGAAAAAAGGCGGCAACGTTTCCCTGAGCAAGGAGGCCCCCGGCCTCAGCGCCATCACCGTGGGTCTGGGCTGGGATCCCCGCGCCACCGACGGTAAGGAATTCGACCTGGATGCCAGCGCCTTTACCCTGAAGGCTGACGGCAAGGTGCGCGCCGACGGCGATTTCATCTTCTACAACAATAAGACTTCCTCGGACGGCAGCGTGGTGCACAACGGCGACAACCGCACCGGTGAGGGCGCGGGTGACGACGAGACCATCGACATCGACCTGAACAAGGTGCCCGCCGACATCGAAAAGGTTGCGATTGCCGTGACCATTGACGAGGCCGACACGCGCGGCCAGAGCTTCGGCCAGGTGGGCGGCGCGTTCATCCGCGTGATCAACAAGGACGGCGGCGCAGAGATCGCCCGTTATGACCTCTCGGAGGACTACAGCACCGAGACCGCCGTGATCTTCGGCGAGATCTACCGCAACGCGGGCGAGTGGAAGTTCCGCGCCGTTGGTCAGGGCTACGCGGGCGGTCTGGCCCCGCTGGCCCGCAACTTCGGCGTCAACGTCTGAGCCGTTAAAGCAGTTCACAGCACAGATGTTGGGGAGGTTGGGAACATGGTTTCCGGCCTCCCTTCTTTCCACATCGCCACGCGCAAAGGAGATCATGCAGACCTTCCAGACCGGGCAGAAAGCCCAACTGAGCACCCTGACCCCACAAACGAACCTGACGTTGACGGTGCAGGTGACTGGCCCCGCCTCCGAATACGACCTGATCCTGTTCGGCCTGGACGCGGCAGGCAAGCTGAGCGATGACCGTTACATGGTCTTCTTCAATCAGCCGCGCAGCCCCGAAGGGGCCATCGAGATGCGCGGCGGGGCCCGTAACGAGAAGGTGTTTCAGGTGGATCTGTCGCGCCTGCCCGCCAGCGTGCGCCGCCTGAGCCTGGCCTCAACAGTTGACAGCGGCGCATTCAACGCCATCGACCACGCCCAGGTCACGCTGAGCAGTGCCGGCAGCCCCCTGATGACCTACCGCGTGACGGGCCGGGATTTTCAGCAGCAGAAGGCCGTCATGCTGCTGGACCTCTACTTCAAGGACGTGTGGCGCGTGGGCGCAGTGGGGCAGGGCTTTAACGGCGGCCTGGAAGCGCTCGTGAACCACTTCGGCGGCACGGTGGCCGACACACCTGCCGGGCGGCCTCCCACTGTCACTGTGCCGCCTCCTGCCCCCACTCCCGCCGCGCCGCGTCCCGCGCCCACCGTCAATCTGGGCAAGATCACGCTGGACAAGCAGGGGCAGAGCGCCAGGATCTCGCTGCGCAAGGACGGGCAGAAAGACCCGATCCGCGTCAACCTGAATTGGGACAAGGGCGGCGGCTTCCTGCGTCCGGGGGCTGACCTGGATCTGGGCTGCATGTTCGTGATGCAGGACGGGCAGAAGGGTGTGATCCAGGCGCTGGGCAATTCCTTCGGCAGCGACCGCTTTGAACCGTTCATCCTGCTGGACAAGGACGACCGCAGCGGCGCGTCCAGCGACGGCGAAAACCTGATCATCTTCCGTCCCGACCTGATCCACACGGTGGTCATCTTCGCCTTCATCTACCAGGGCACCTCGGACTTCACCAAGGTTAATGGCCGCCTGACCATGAAA
Encoded proteins:
- a CDS encoding TerD family protein, giving the protein MAVSLKKGGNVSLSKEAPGLSAITVGLGWDPRATDGKEFDLDASAFTLKADGKVRADGDFIFYNNKTSSDGSVVHNGDNRTGEGAGDDETIDIDLNKVPADIEKVAIAVTIDEADTRGQSFGQVGGAFIRVINKDGGAEIARYDLSEDYSTETAVIFGEIYRNAGEWKFRAVGQGYAGGLAPLARNFGVNV
- a CDS encoding tellurite resistance TerB family protein yields the protein MGFLDRLKAMGAQAGKEAQDTWSRFNNSAFADATMAACALIGAADGKIDQNERSRTAQFITTSDKLKAFNVADLRDKYDRYCDKITADFDFGKIELMQAIGKVAGKPDQARAVVQLAVVIANADGEFDEKEMGVVRQIAQALKLDPSEFNV
- a CDS encoding TerD family protein, which encodes MQTFQTGQKAQLSTLTPQTNLTLTVQVTGPASEYDLILFGLDAAGKLSDDRYMVFFNQPRSPEGAIEMRGGARNEKVFQVDLSRLPASVRRLSLASTVDSGAFNAIDHAQVTLSSAGSPLMTYRVTGRDFQQQKAVMLLDLYFKDVWRVGAVGQGFNGGLEALVNHFGGTVADTPAGRPPTVTVPPPAPTPAAPRPAPTVNLGKITLDKQGQSARISLRKDGQKDPIRVNLNWDKGGGFLRPGADLDLGCMFVMQDGQKGVIQALGNSFGSDRFEPFILLDKDDRSGASSDGENLIIFRPDLIHTVVIFAFIYQGTSDFTKVNGRLTMKDPRGNEITVQLSNPDMRRTFCAIASIENAGGEVKITKEERYFKDHQEADQHFGFGFRWTAGSK